The Cicer arietinum cultivar CDC Frontier isolate Library 1 chromosome 1, Cicar.CDCFrontier_v2.0, whole genome shotgun sequence genome contains the following window.
CCTTATTTACACAAAAGGGAGTAACAATTGATCAACAAGGCATGGAGGAGAATAACAGGAGGGCAGGCGGTTGACCTAGAATGGAACATGAATAATGAGTATCTTATTAACATCAATAACCCATATactaaaatacatctttttattaaattggaAAATTATGAAAAGGGTTACAACTAAAAGGAAAAGTATTTGCTTTATAATATGAAGAAGACCAACAAAAAAAcatagaggaaaaaaaaaaacaagcgcaacaaactaaaaaagaaaaacctaaaACAATGGTACACCTCATTTATTAATAGCACCATCAACTATTTCTTATATATCTTCAAAGAACTAAATACCATAAACTTGATTTTAGTTCAACTCTTAAAATAttctaatcatttttaattctttaaatataGTTTCACAATTAAGATCATGTGAACTATTGTATTTTAGAAAAGTATCAAACTGCTTGAATTATAAGTCATGATTATTAGTGAATGATTTAAATCTTtctttattaacaaaaaatttaaaaatctcaTCATATGTGAcattattcaatttattaatctataatatcataaaaacaattaatcGTGAAAGATTCATTcacaaatttaataatttgtgtACGCATTCATACAAATTTATATTGgtgtttttttcaataaatttaacttttttaacaaaCACATTCAACTTTATTTCATTGGAATCCTTTTCAAAATTAACAATAGAATTTGCAAATCTATATTCTTTACATAGATAGGTTcaagtatttaataaaaaaaattactagttATAATACAGATACAtcgatataaatatttttgtggtaatttttttccaaatgaCTTCTTaataaattcaacattttaattaaaatcaattaaaatagaaataataaattataattataataaccaAATTATTCAACTCAAGTGATTGATGTACTTCAACTTATGATAGATTGTTTGAGAAAATTAGAAATCGAAtgttaactaaaataatttttgcccatattttgtatatatttcaGTTGAATTTAAGATTACTAGAACTCCATCATGTGATAACTgaaaggttaaaaaaaaattacaactattataatatatatggaAAGAAAATAAGGTGAATTAATGAAAAAACTAATAGAGGCATGTATGATAAGAttacttaatttttatattttataggaTCTTTATTGTTATTAGTTagttttattgttattaattagtTGTAATTTTTGGACTTGGTTGTTTTGTATTGGTTAGCCTCTTAACTCTCCATATATTAGAAAGTTTTGTTAGTAGGTATATATACTTGGTTTTTTTACTCTTTTCAAgacatcaaaataataataaaaatagagtgacaattttagtaaataacatggtatcagagctcaaAAACCAATTTTAGCCCTATCTTTACATTCTTTCTCTTCATCGTTCTTTTAGGTTTAccattttttgtttcttcttccaTGGCTGACATACCTTCATCGCCGCCGCTGCCACCTCCTCCTCCTTTCGATCCTCCTCATCCAAATCGAGATCCcaacaatttattttacattcatCCCAATGAAAATCTGTTTCTTCTCTTGGTGTCTCCCGTTTTGGATGCTTCAAACTATCATGCATGGGCTCGTGCGATGTATATGTATCttgaaatgaaaaacaaatatgGCTATATTGATGGTTCAATCAAGAAACCAGATCTTACTGCTTCAGATTTCTCGGCCTGGAAACGTTGCAATACACTTGTTCTTTCGTGGCTCTATCACTCCATTTCCCCCGATATTGTTGGTAGCATTCTTTGGATTGATGACGCATCCGTTGTTTGGCAAGAACTCAAGAACCGATTTTCTCAAGGTGATTTCATTCGCATTTCTCAAATAACTTCAGATTTGACCACCGTTAAACAAGGGAATTCCACGGTCATGGCTTATTTTACAACTCTCAAGAAGCTCTCTAATGAACTCTTCAATTTCAGACACATTCCTTCTTGCACTTCTTCTTCTATTGGCTGCTGCAACACATTCAAGACGGTAACTCAGTATCTGGATCATGActtgattctttatttttttataaggtcTTAATGATAATTACTCAAGTGTTCGTTTCCAAATTCTTCTTCTTGATCCTCTCTCTCCCCTTACTAAAGTTTACTCGATGATTCTTCAACAAGAACGCCAATTGAACATTGGTCTTTTGCCCGAACCAACAATCTTAGCTATTGATTCTCGAAATTCTTTTAATAAACCTCCCAATGGTAAACCTAAATCTACTTTTAAGCCAAATTCTGGAAAACCTCAAAACCCTAGATTGTGCACTAATTGCAAGAAAACCAATCATACTGTTGACAAATGTTTCTTTCTCCATGGTTTTCCCCCTGGGTATCAAACCAAGAAAATCGTTCATAATGTTGAATTTTTTCCTCATGACTCTACTGAATCTATTCACCCTTTCACCAAGGACCAAATTCAAGGGTTGTTAGCTCTCCTACCATCACCTACTTCCAGAAGCACTCCGCAGGTTTCAAATCTGATTAGCAATCATCAAATTCATTCTGCATCTTCTGATATAGGTAAACAACAAGGTAATCTTTCTATTGTGTAGATTTTGGATTGGGGTGCAACATATCATTTTACCaattctttatctttttattcAACTTACAAATCTGTAACACCAATTTCTATTAAACTTCCTAATGGGCATTTTACTCAAGCTTCAATCAATGGCACTGTTCTTTTAAATGAATCCTTAATCTTACACAATGTTCTTTATATTCTCTTGTTTTCCTTCAATATTATTGTTGTCAGTAAACTTATTGAGTTTAATCAATGTACTTTAACATTTTCTCATAATTCTTGTGTGATTCAGGATTTTAACACTTTGAAGAGGATTAGTAGTGCTATCCTTAAGAATGgaatttatgaatttgttcATCCTATATCTCCATTCAATGTTGTAGCCAACCATATTCCTTTGATCAATGTTGTAGATACTATTTCCACAGTTTTTCCTTtagaccatgtttgacattatAGGCTTGGTCATCCTTCTTCTACTTGTTATAATAATGTAGCTAAACAACATTCTTTTCTATCTCctattgatataaaatattgtgatgtttgtcattattcaaaacaaaagaaattacATTTTTCTAATAGTGCATCTGTTTCTTCTTCTATCTTTGATATTGTGCATATTAATATATGGGGTCCAAGAAGACTTTTTTGGATTGATGATACAATGCATTGAACGCAAAGTAATTAGAGAaagatagaaaaaataatagatattAAAAAGACAAAGAGACTACATGATTGAAATGTAGTTTaacacatattttattatttagtttgaatatttttgtgtttttgtaTATTTCTGAAccaaaattatttatacttaAGTTTTAAATTCTTGTTCATATTATTGTgctgatattttaaatttcaaacttgtatataaattcaaaatttggtcTTATCTCTCCTCAAAACCTAATAATAATTTTCCTACTTGAGATCAAACATGTACTCTCATAgggaatttaattttaaatttaatctaaaataaaatattttagttaaatttacgAACATAAgtattatgaatattaattGATGAAATGATAACAACATAATTTGACATATcattgttttttgtttgtttgtttgctaaatagattttttataagaattttgACTAAATTGATATATCATtatgtaaattatttaaaaaatgaatattagatgataaattatatatatttatactacTTAAAGTCATTTTTCATTCATATTAAAGATTCCTTTTATAACCAATCTAATTTGATATGTATCatgatcatattttttttcttctctattcTTCATGTATTAAATATGTCTCTTAGAATCATGCATGTAATAtgaacataaatattatatatgttcATTTTTACACcaatgaatattatatatattagaaataaaagttaattataaattttaacttttattacatttaattattattattattatcattttattttaaataattacttttttttaaataactatattattattatcattttatttgtctacaaaatcatatttttacatCAATGTTACTCTAAATTTGTCCACTAATTCACATTTTAGATAACAAATTATATTCTATATCTATatctagtataaattataaaaatgagtaAAATTATATACAGTTTCTGTTTATGAATTAgaaatgtaaatttaaaaaaatacaaaattatatattgctATGTATATATGATTGTTTATTCTTTctattaattcatttattatttcaaaatatagttagaaaataataaaatcttaagaaataatgaatataattattaagAGATTTTATCTCGTGAACAAAATAAAACGTCTTcgattaaaatcatttttatattattttttttttataaatatttttatatttattcacaTGAGAAGTAgtctatatatttatatattatgtatttgagctataaatttaaaataaatattatttatattacaaatggttaatttcaatctaaactataaatactaaaataaattatgataaaaaaaaaacaaaaatggtatttataatgattattaacaaaaagaaaattataaagtcaaaaaattaaaagtatatggTTATTGTTGTTACTATAaacacataattaaaattatttattgaaaataaattatcatttgaaaacaatttagatgAAATCTAAATTGATATTACTTTCAACTAGAAATAATTTATCGAAAGAATGAAAGAAAGtatagagaaaatatattttaattaatctaaattaaattgaaatatccACTGCTATTACTCTAGAAATatatgaacaaatgaaaaaaaaaaggaacgtCACACACAAAgtagttaaaaatgaaaataaaaaaattatgaatttaattagcaaaaatatcaacaatggaatataaaaaacataaagtattataattttctcactatgatttaataaatatttgtatttgttgaTTCAAAAGTtgaacttttaaattaaaaaagtagatttaattattaatatatcttaatttttattgtatgttgtttgcaactttaatttatattatattatattaaacttttgttgtaaataaattataaaatataatattatgttttaaaattatgtaatttaaatatttatttttatttataaatattataagtgTTATCGATTGAGATTTAAAGTTTgtatcatttaaataatttgatttttttttgttgtaatcATCAATGACCATTAAAAAAGCTCAagcaaaaaaatcataacatacATACAAGAATTCATTCTTTTATGAACACACTCCACAAATTCATCTTAAAACACTGttaatatacaaaataatatacataattagtctaattagttaatattaatATGTTGATAATTTGAATTAGACTTTTTAAGTGATAGACATTCCTATTTTTCAATTTGTGGTTGTGTTCACTTTTGTTTAAACATggatttcaattttctttttttcatatgactcaaattcaataaataaattgatggGTTTCACTTGAGAAGCGACTTTAGTCCACCCAACACAAATCTCCATTGAAAGAGATATTCACATTTAATATTTGACGCGTTGTGAATAAAATTACCTCAcatggaaaaaaagaaaaaaaaaacacatattacATACAAATTCTCAAGTCGCCAAATATCGTATTTGTATGAGCGAAATCCTCCTAGGATCATATATGTAGGATGCTTAATGTCACGACCCGGAAATCGAATGTCGTGATCggtgatgtagctaaatatcactagaatgagggttgaatagggattttgctattaaaaattaatttcaaatgtttttaaaattatcctCTCGCAGAGGATAGGATGAGTTTTTCAAACTTTCAGATTTGAGCTGAGCTAAAGAGTGagagaaaaatatgagaatgacacacacaattttttatactggttcacccaatgaaggctacgtccagtcctcacactcttgtgagatttcactaatgttcaaacagatcaacttctcacagaggatgattacaaattgtgtattctttagcttcaccaagcttacaatcaagtttcaaatattttcaagtgtatctcacgtggaaattacaatgtga
Protein-coding sequences here:
- the LOC140921040 gene encoding uncharacterized protein, with amino-acid sequence MADIPSSPPLPPPPPFDPPHPNRDPNNLFYIHPNENLFLLLVSPVLDASNYHAWARAMYMYLEMKNKYGYIDGSIKKPDLTASDFSAWKRCNTLVLSWLYHSISPDIVGSILWIDDASVVWQELKNRFSQGDFIRISQITSDLTTVKQGNSTVMAYFTTLKKLSNELFNFRHIPSCTSSSIGLNDNYSSVRFQILLLDPLSPLTKVYSMILQQERQLNIGLLPEPTILAIDSRNSFNKPPNGKPKSTFKPNSGKPQNPRLCTNCKKTNHTVDKCFFLHGFPPGYQTKKIVHNVEFFPHDSTESIHPFTKDQIQGLLALLPSPTSRSTPQDFNTLKRISSAILKNGIYEFVHPISPFNVVANHIPLINVVDTISTVFPLDHV